The DNA sequence ACCCTCAATTCTTTCTTGAATTAGCTGCTGGTGACATTAGTAATGTTGATTCCCTGCATTATGATTTTAGCAGCATCAGAGCTGCAACTATTGATTTTACGGATGCTAACAAGCTGGGGCAAGGTGGATTCGGGGCTGTTTATATAAGGttattatatattgtactTCGATTACTAGAACTAGCGGGATTGTCAGTTCGACTAATATCGGCCTATTTTGTTGAGAACCCAGGGGAAACTTCAAACTGGTGAAGAAATAGCAGTGAAAAGGTTGTCCAAAGATTCAGGGCAAGGCAATCTGGAATTCAAGAATGAGGTTTTGTTAGTTGCCAAACTTCAACATAGGAATCTGGTGAAGCTCTTAGGTTTTTCTATGGAAGGAACTGAGAGGGTACTAATATATGAGTTCGTTGAGAATGCAAGCCTTGACCAGTTCATATTTGGTAATGTTTTACTCTAATGTCAATAACGAACATCGTTCTTGCTTGCTCATTTCAGTATATACTACTCTTTTGGATATGTAGATCCAGTCAAACGTTCACAGTTGGACTGGGATAAACGCTACAAGATCATAAGGGGTATCGCGAAGGGGCTTCTGTACTTGCACGAAGACTCTCGACTCAAGATCATTCATCGTGATTTAAAAGCTAGTAACATACTGCTGGATGTAGATATGAATCCCAAGATTGCAGATTTTGGCATGGCAAGATTATTTAAACAAGATGAAACTCAAGGaaatacaagaaaaattgttggaaCTTAGTAAGTCTATAACTCAATATTTCAGTTTTTGatagtttttcaaaactcagtatttcaaatttgaatatgcAGTGGATATATGTCACCTGAATATGCAATGCATGGTAAGTATTCGGACAAGTCAGACGTGTTCAGTTTTGGAGTGCTTGTTCTGGAAATCTTGAGTGGACAGAGAAATGTCTGTATCCAAAAGGAGGAGAATGGAGAGAGCCTCTTGACTCTTGTAAGTAAAATTATATCGAATGCCCTTGGCTGTGTTAttagtaaaacaaaatatgctTATTGCAACTAAGAGTCTCAAACTCTCAGGCATGGAAGAAGTGGAGAGAAGGGACATCTTCAAATGTGATAGATCCGGTGCTGAGGAATGGCACGGGTTCTGAACGTGATATGGTGAGATGTATTCACATCGGATTGTTGTGTGTTCAAGAAAATGCTGCAAAGAGGCCAACAATGGCTTCGGTTGCTGTAATGCTCAGTAGTTCGACAATGAGTCTGACAGTGCCTTCTCAGCCCGCATTTTATTTGAGTCGTCGCTATGGCCCCCTAGACTCCAAAGATTCATACTCCAGCGAAGTTAGAACAGGTGGATCTCAAGGCTCGTCGTCTGTAAACGATGTTTCAGTGACCAAGATATGTCCTCGTTGATTTTGCCATCCTGCCAAGGTTTGAGCTTTGCTCAACACAAAAATGATGCATGTAATTTTGTTCTGTTTTTCTCATGTATCTGTGTATATGAGTTTGAactattgaaataataaagcTGTGTAGATAAAGTCATAAAGAATTAATGAGGAAAGGGACTATCGTTTCCAATTCAGAACCACGAGATTCATCGTTGATATTAGAATTCTAACAATGTTACTTAATAATGAATTTGGAATGACACGTGTTTTAATACCCAATTAATAAGTAAGcgagagataaaaagaaacaagtgattgaagtattgttagtagacaacgagtctcacctcattataaaaaagaaaatgtttccTGTCCCGAacaaacattatcttttgcgCATTAAATTGGTCTTGTGAGCATAGAAGACAGGACCATTTCAAGTGGTGGTGTCAAAAtatgtaaagaaaattatgagCATTTGATTGGGATTCAGCAAGTGAGGCCAAATTCTTATATTTCTCTCCTCTGTTTCCTCCTTTGTCTTTTGTCCATTTACAGTCATGTCTGATTACTTTAGAAATGCCCCTgttttacactcacatttaGTTTCTTCTTCGTATTGGAATCACACAAGTGGGTGTATATTCAAAACTTTTCTTCTATTGTTTTTGTCTTTATTGAtagtattatgttttgttCCTCATTtatagagtaaaggtcaaaattggtcctaaacaAATAGTCAGAAtatcaatttggtccaaaatattcattttttgaaaatcgggtccaaaacatttgaaatttttaacaaaGTGATTCTAAACATTTGACATCATTGTCAAAGTGGTCattttccgttaaaaactaacgtcacacctaattaatgattttttaacttaattaatatactaatgcataattaattaaacaaaattaaacataaaaaatataaaatgctAAG is a window from the Salvia hispanica cultivar TCC Black 2014 chromosome 1, UniMelb_Shisp_WGS_1.0, whole genome shotgun sequence genome containing:
- the LOC125201353 gene encoding cysteine-rich receptor-like protein kinase 44; this translates as MGRELVYRGYDDFVLSQDRSCSEAMLRGSEPILGRKDDNKRKVMIFIAVPVGATLIFAACAIIIFIRRRMKRRTAYEIANTAGDISNVDSLHYDFSSIRAATIDFTDANKLGQGGFGAVYIRTQGKLQTGEEIAVKRLSKDSGQGNLEFKNEVLLVAKLQHRNLVKLLGFSMEGTERVLIYEFVENASLDQFIFDPVKRSQLDWDKRYKIIRGIAKGLLYLHEDSRLKIIHRDLKASNILLDVDMNPKIADFGMARLFKQDETQGNTRKIVGTYGYMSPEYAMHGKYSDKSDVFSFGVLVLEILSGQRNVCIQKEENGESLLTLAWKKWREGTSSNVIDPVLRNGTGSERDMVRCIHIGLLCVQENAAKRPTMASVAVMLSSSTMSLTVPSQPAFYLSRRYGPLDSKDSYSSEVRTGGSQGSSSVNDVSVTKICPR